The following proteins are encoded in a genomic region of Pseudomonas sp. Os17:
- a CDS encoding EAL domain-containing response regulator translates to MSLPKTLRVLVLDDHPIHCMQARQLLQQAGFGPVDSALDARQALAMLHRQVYDLVLVDLHMPEMDGVQFIHALTGVEQVPILAIVSSCSRRLMNSVSLMAKEKGLAVLGTFPKPLEATHVEQISAIIGNHQGHGVVPRPEHAAVFDRQVLERAIERRELKARFQPRRSLSSGRIVGAEALVRWDSPSFGLLMPNSFLASISRCQLDHQLLLLMLDDAIQAQQHWQRLGYRLKVSVNLPTGLLDDPGLPDQLQRLTVAAGLSTSDLCFELLETERPLSPGQYHMGASRLRLKGFGLAQDDFGMGYSSMYALISTPFTEMKIDRHFVHGAAADDARAAALVAAVQLGRQLGLEVVAEGVESARDLEFLRLIGCDSAQGYLISAALELDAFTQLLGCSVTPLLSSPTRPVSPHPCQTSRYDALHKTSDD, encoded by the coding sequence GTGAGCTTGCCCAAAACCCTGCGCGTCCTGGTGCTGGACGACCACCCGATACACTGCATGCAGGCCCGGCAACTGCTGCAGCAGGCAGGGTTCGGCCCGGTGGACAGCGCCCTGGACGCGCGCCAGGCCCTGGCCATGCTGCACCGCCAGGTCTATGACCTGGTGCTGGTGGACCTGCACATGCCGGAAATGGATGGGGTGCAGTTCATCCACGCCCTGACCGGCGTCGAGCAAGTGCCGATCCTGGCGATCGTTTCCTCCTGCTCGCGACGGCTGATGAACAGCGTCAGCCTGATGGCCAAGGAGAAAGGCCTGGCGGTGCTCGGGACCTTCCCCAAGCCACTGGAAGCGACCCACGTCGAGCAGATCAGCGCCATCATCGGCAACCACCAAGGCCACGGGGTCGTGCCCCGGCCCGAGCATGCGGCGGTGTTCGACCGCCAGGTGCTGGAGCGGGCCATCGAGCGTCGCGAACTCAAGGCCAGGTTCCAGCCCCGGCGCTCGCTGAGCAGTGGCCGGATCGTCGGCGCCGAGGCCCTGGTGCGCTGGGACAGCCCGTCTTTCGGCCTGCTGATGCCAAACTCGTTCCTGGCCTCGATCAGCCGCTGCCAACTGGACCATCAACTGTTGCTGCTGATGCTCGACGACGCGATCCAGGCGCAGCAGCACTGGCAGCGCCTGGGCTATCGCCTCAAGGTCTCGGTCAACCTGCCCACCGGGCTGCTGGACGACCCCGGCCTGCCGGACCAGTTGCAGCGCCTGACCGTTGCCGCCGGGCTGTCCACCAGCGACCTGTGCTTCGAGCTGCTGGAGACCGAACGGCCGCTGTCCCCAGGCCAGTACCACATGGGCGCCAGCCGCCTGCGCCTGAAAGGTTTCGGCCTGGCTCAGGATGACTTCGGCATGGGCTACAGTTCGATGTACGCGCTGATTTCCACACCATTCACCGAGATGAAAATCGATCGCCACTTCGTCCATGGCGCCGCCGCCGATGACGCCCGTGCCGCGGCCCTGGTAGCGGCGGTGCAACTGGGCCGGCAGTTAGGCCTGGAAGTGGTGGCCGAAGGCGTAGAATCGGCCCGCGACCTGGAGTTCTTGCGCTTGATTGGCTGCGATAGCGCCCAGGGCTATCTTATTTCGGCGGCATTGGAGCTGGACGCTTTTACACAATTGCTGGGATGCAGTGTCACACCCCTTCTTTCTTCACCCACCCGGCCCGTCTCTCCACATCCATGCCAGACATCCCGCTACGACGCATTGCACAAAACTTCCGACGACTGA